Proteins from a genomic interval of Desulfitibacter alkalitolerans DSM 16504:
- a CDS encoding DUF7309 domain-containing protein encodes MRNNDKPTDAQLKELYQAALEFKNAQPWKWLYDVDLICVENPRDKTMGYCSVMGRGGEHYALGVYLGDEGIFGFCNLMENADIIPQHEALHLQNCIMCSFEDRDMLASADRKQIKALGLSFRGRNAWPIFRRYEPGYHPWFINQEECIFLTHALRQTLFVAANVISGQLKMDMERRKTILRYSKEENGKLQWYSKEISLPYPTVSYKPVKINDNIVIQKIKKAGSMGNIQLQIDTCYVTSPVRESKDERPYFPRVLIIAEQKSRQVVGFEMYQSITDDARVTLNKLMRMCLERGTPKEIQVRSEAMIAILDDFCKKTGIKLKMVKRLTIIEHLMEEMAYRF; translated from the coding sequence ATGCGAAATAATGACAAACCAACAGATGCACAATTAAAAGAGCTTTATCAAGCAGCCTTAGAATTTAAAAATGCGCAACCCTGGAAATGGCTTTATGATGTTGACTTAATTTGTGTTGAAAACCCAAGGGACAAGACCATGGGATATTGTTCCGTGATGGGTAGAGGTGGTGAGCACTATGCACTTGGAGTATATCTTGGAGATGAAGGTATTTTTGGGTTTTGTAATCTGATGGAAAACGCTGATATAATTCCCCAGCATGAAGCACTCCATCTTCAGAACTGTATAATGTGCTCTTTTGAAGACAGAGATATGTTAGCCAGTGCTGATAGAAAACAAATCAAGGCACTGGGGTTATCATTTCGGGGCAGAAATGCCTGGCCCATTTTTCGCCGGTATGAACCGGGATATCATCCCTGGTTTATAAATCAGGAGGAATGCATTTTTCTGACCCATGCCCTTAGACAAACACTCTTTGTTGCAGCTAATGTAATTTCCGGTCAGCTTAAAATGGATATGGAACGAAGGAAAACAATTTTAAGGTATAGTAAAGAGGAGAACGGGAAACTCCAATGGTATAGTAAAGAGATATCACTGCCATATCCAACAGTTTCATATAAACCGGTAAAAATCAATGACAATATAGTTATCCAAAAAATAAAAAAAGCAGGAAGTATGGGTAATATACAGCTGCAGATTGATACCTGTTATGTGACCTCTCCTGTGCGGGAAAGTAAGGATGAACGTCCGTATTTTCCCAGGGTTTTAATTATTGCAGAGCAAAAGTCCAGACAGGTTGTGGGTTTTGAAATGTACCAAAGCATTACTGATGATGCCAGGGTTACGCTCAATAAGCTGATGAGGATGTGTTTAGAAAGAGGCACTCCCAAAGAAATACAGGTAAGAAGTGAGGCAATGATTGCCATACTAGATGACTTTTGTAAAAAAACCGGTATTAAATTAAAAATGGTTAAACGCCTTACAATTATAGAACATTTAATGGAGGAAATGGCATATAGATTCTAG